A window of the Brassica oleracea var. oleracea cultivar TO1000 chromosome C1, BOL, whole genome shotgun sequence genome harbors these coding sequences:
- the LOC106314921 gene encoding polycomb group protein FERTILIZATION-INDEPENDENT ENDOSPERM: MSKIALGNESLVGSLTPSNKKSYKVTNRIQEGKKPLYAVVFNFLDSRFFNVFVTAGGNKITLYNCLEDGAISALQSYSDEDKEESFYTVSWACGVKGNPFVAAGGVKGIIRVIDVNNETIHKSLVGHGDSVNEIRTQPLKPQLVITASKDESVRLWNVETGICILIFAGAGGHRYEVLSVDFHPTEIYRFASCGMDTTIKIWSMKEFWTYVEKSYTWKDDPSKFPTKFVQFPVFTASVHTNYVDCNRWFGDFILSKSVDNEILLWEPQLKENSPGEGTSDVLQRYPVPMSDIWFIKFSCDFQLSSLAIGNQEGKIYVWDLKSCPPVLITKLSHNQSKCVIRQTAMSVDGSTILAACEDGTIWRWDVITK; this comes from the exons ATGTCGAAGATAGCTTTAGGGAACGAATCACTTGTTGGGTCTTTGACTCCATCGAACAAGAAGTCGTACAAAGTGACCAATAGGATTCAAGAAGGGAAGAAGCCTCTGTATGCTGTTGTTTTCAACTTCCTTGATTCTCGTTTCTTCAATGTCTTCGTCACCGCTGGTGGAAATAAG ATTACGCTGTACAATTGTCTTGAAGATGGTGCCATATCTGCACTGCAATCCTATTCTGATGAAGAT AAGGAGGAGTCGTTTTACACTGTAAGCTGGGCGTGCGGCGTTAAGGGGAACCCATTTGTTGCGGCTGGAGGAGTGAAAGGCATAATCCGAGTCATTGACGTCAACAATGAAACGATTCATAAG AGCCTTGTGGGCCACGGGGATTCAGTGAACGAAATCAGGACACAACCTCTGAAACCTCAACTTGTGATTACTGCAAGCAAG GATGAATCTGTTAGGTTGTGGAACGTTGAAACTGGGATATGTATTCTGATATTTGCTGGAGCCGGAGGTCATCGTTACGAAGTTCTAAGTGTG GATTTTCACCCCACTGAGATTTACCGTTTTGCTAGTTGTGGCATGGACACCACCATTAAAATATGGTCCATGAAAG AGTTTTGGACTTATGTTGAGAAGTCATACACATGGAAGGATGACCCATCAAAGTTCCCTACAAAGTTTGTACAATTCCCT GTATTTACTGCTTCAGTTCATACAAACTATGTAGATTGTAACCGTTGGTTTGGTGATTTTATCCTTTCAAAG AGTGTGGACAATGAGATCTTGTTGTGGGAACCACAACTGAAAGAGAACTCTCCTGGAGAG GGTACTTCAGATGTTCTACAAAGATACCCGGTTCCAATGTCTGACATCTGGTTTATCAAGTTTTCATGCGACTTCCAATTAAGCTCTCTTGCAATAG GGAATCAAGAAGGAAAGATTTATGTCTGGGATCTAAAAAGTTGCCCTCCTGTTTTGATTACAAA GTTATCACACAATCAATCCAAATGTGTGATCAGGCAAACCGCTATGTCCGTTGATGGAAG CACAATTCTTGCTGCCTGCGAGGACGGGACCATATGGCGTTGGGACGTGATTACCAAGTAG